A stretch of Candidatus Sulfotelmatobacter sp. DNA encodes these proteins:
- a CDS encoding oligopeptide transporter, OPT family has protein sequence MAEAPPEPFASYIPAEAKLPEFTPRAVIVGALLGMVFGASSLYLVLKVGLTVSASIPVAVISITLFRLLSKFGVRDATILENNIVQTAGSAGESIAFGVGVTMPAIMILGFNLELTRVALVAALGALLGILMMIPLRRALIVQQHGKLKYPEGTACAEVLKAGASAESRAAASQEAHAEATGLERGVSATTIFTGFGIGLLYKTAMEALKGWKDTPEKVFAKPFEAGSVAAEISPELLGVGYIIGPKIASIMCAGGVLAYLVLIPLIKFFGSSIPGPLAPGTIPIHDMSPNQIRSAYVLYIGAGAVAAGGIISLMRSIPLIWSGLRQGLKDVGAARGQADPHRTEHDLPMSFVLGGIVVLVLAIMLSPPLHMNLVGALLIVIFGFLFVTVSSRLTGEIGSSSNPISGMTVATLLLTCLIFLLVGWTGGLYYVTALSVGGIVCIAASNGGATSQDLKTGFLVGGTPKWQQVSILIGALLSSLILGPILLKLNEASTIYMPVSRVAPAGMHTDVSTLPQAREGLRGVQAKDDTRTYRVWQKIDDVGGPAGKYLVDDSGNAVWLVDPGINGTLRQRPDGTQVRKFDAPKATLMSYIIRGILDRKLPWGLVLFGVMIAIVLEMSGIPSLAFAVGVYLPLSSSSPIFLGGAVRWLVDRGRRRQLAGRNLSEEQLAADADRSPGVLMASGYIAGGAIAGIVIAFMAGVLEKTDIALTDWANVHNPFFNGPRADLLALLPFAVLITLLLLVGQERWLAPRKSGSKG, from the coding sequence GTGGCGGAAGCGCCGCCGGAACCCTTCGCTTCCTACATCCCGGCCGAAGCGAAGCTGCCGGAATTCACCCCGCGCGCGGTGATCGTGGGCGCGCTGCTCGGCATGGTGTTCGGCGCGTCGTCGCTCTACCTGGTGCTCAAGGTCGGGTTGACGGTCAGCGCCTCGATCCCGGTCGCGGTGATCTCGATCACGCTCTTCCGCCTGCTCTCCAAGTTCGGCGTGCGCGACGCCACCATTCTCGAGAACAACATCGTCCAGACCGCGGGCTCGGCCGGAGAGTCGATCGCGTTCGGCGTCGGCGTGACCATGCCGGCGATCATGATCCTGGGATTCAACCTCGAGCTGACGCGCGTGGCCCTGGTGGCGGCGCTGGGCGCGCTGCTCGGCATCCTGATGATGATTCCGCTCCGCCGCGCGCTGATCGTCCAGCAGCACGGCAAGCTCAAGTACCCCGAGGGCACGGCCTGCGCCGAGGTGCTGAAGGCCGGCGCCTCGGCCGAATCGCGCGCCGCGGCCTCGCAGGAGGCGCACGCGGAGGCTACCGGCCTCGAGCGCGGGGTCTCGGCCACCACCATCTTCACCGGCTTCGGAATCGGCCTGCTCTACAAGACCGCGATGGAGGCGTTGAAGGGCTGGAAGGACACGCCCGAGAAAGTATTCGCCAAGCCGTTCGAAGCGGGCTCGGTCGCGGCCGAGATCTCGCCCGAGCTGCTCGGCGTCGGCTACATCATCGGTCCGAAGATCGCCTCGATCATGTGCGCGGGCGGTGTGCTCGCCTACCTGGTTCTGATCCCGCTGATCAAGTTCTTCGGCTCATCGATTCCCGGCCCGCTCGCACCCGGCACGATCCCGATTCACGACATGAGCCCGAATCAGATCCGCAGCGCCTACGTGCTCTACATCGGTGCCGGCGCGGTCGCGGCCGGCGGCATCATCAGCCTGATGCGCTCGATTCCCCTGATCTGGAGCGGCCTGCGCCAGGGCCTGAAGGACGTGGGCGCGGCGCGCGGCCAGGCCGACCCGCACCGCACCGAGCACGACCTGCCGATGAGCTTCGTGCTGGGCGGCATCGTGGTGCTGGTGCTGGCCATCATGCTCTCGCCACCGCTCCACATGAATCTGGTCGGCGCGCTCCTGATCGTGATCTTCGGCTTCCTGTTCGTCACGGTGTCGTCGCGACTCACCGGTGAGATCGGCTCGTCGTCGAACCCGATCTCGGGCATGACGGTCGCGACGCTGCTGCTCACCTGCCTGATCTTCCTGCTGGTCGGATGGACCGGCGGGCTCTACTACGTGACCGCGCTCTCGGTCGGCGGCATCGTGTGCATCGCCGCGTCCAACGGTGGCGCGACCTCGCAGGACCTGAAGACCGGGTTCCTGGTGGGCGGAACGCCGAAATGGCAGCAGGTCTCGATCCTGATCGGCGCGCTGCTCTCGTCGCTGATCCTCGGGCCGATCCTGCTCAAGCTCAACGAGGCCTCGACCATCTACATGCCGGTCTCGCGCGTGGCGCCCGCCGGGATGCACACCGACGTCTCGACGCTGCCGCAGGCCCGCGAAGGGCTGCGCGGGGTTCAAGCCAAGGACGACACGCGCACGTATCGGGTCTGGCAGAAGATCGACGACGTCGGCGGGCCGGCCGGCAAGTACCTGGTGGATGACTCGGGCAACGCGGTGTGGCTGGTGGATCCGGGCATCAACGGCACGCTGCGCCAGCGGCCCGATGGCACTCAAGTGCGCAAGTTCGACGCGCCCAAGGCGACGCTGATGTCGTACATCATCCGCGGCATTCTCGATCGCAAGTTGCCGTGGGGTCTGGTGCTGTTCGGCGTCATGATCGCGATCGTCTTGGAGATGAGCGGCATCCCCTCGCTGGCGTTCGCGGTCGGCGTGTACCTGCCGCTGTCGTCGTCGTCGCCGATCTTCCTGGGCGGAGCCGTGCGCTGGCTGGTGGATCGGGGGCGGCGGAGGCAGCTCGCCGGCCGCAATCTGAGCGAGGAGCAGCTCGCCGCCGACGCCGACCGCAGCCCGGGCGTGCTGATGGCCTCGGGCTACATCGCCGGCGGTGCGATCGCCGGCATCGTCATCGCCTTCATGGCCGGCGTGCTCGAGAAGACCGACATCGCGTTGACCGACTGGGCCAACGTGCACAATCCGTTCTTCAACGGTCCGCGCGCCGATCTGCTGGCGCTCCTTCCGTTCGCCGTTCTGATCACGCTGCTCCTGCTGGTGGGGCAGGAGAGATGGCTCGCGCCGCGCAAGTCCGGATCGAAGGGCTAG